One segment of Dissulfurirhabdus thermomarina DNA contains the following:
- the ispG gene encoding flavodoxin-dependent (E)-4-hydroxy-3-methylbut-2-enyl-diphosphate synthase, which produces MMSHIASSPPVRAATRTVYVGPVPVGGGHPVVVQSMTNTDTRDVEATLQQIYRLAEAGCEIVRVAVPDAAAVQALEALRPRTPLPVIADIHFDWRLAVAAVQAGADGIRINPGNIGGRDRLARVVDAARARGVPIRIGVNAGSLEKDILERHGRPSAEALVESALRNVALVREMGYENLKISLKSSDVRTTVAAYRRLAREVDFPLHLGVTEAGGLIAGTVKSSVALGALLMEGIGDTLRVSLTRDPVEEVQVAYEILRAAGLRNRGPEIISCPTCGRCEIDLFSIAAEVERRARRIPHPIKLAVMGCVVNGPGEARHADLGLAGGKGVGLIFKGSKILKKVPEDRLLDTFWAEVERLVAALPAGGAE; this is translated from the coding sequence ATGATGTCCCATATCGCCTCCAGTCCGCCGGTCCGTGCCGCCACACGGACCGTTTATGTTGGGCCGGTGCCGGTGGGCGGCGGGCACCCGGTGGTGGTCCAGTCCATGACCAACACCGACACCCGCGACGTCGAGGCCACCCTCCAACAGATTTATCGGCTCGCGGAGGCGGGGTGTGAAATCGTCCGCGTGGCGGTGCCGGACGCGGCGGCGGTCCAGGCCCTGGAGGCCCTTCGGCCCCGGACCCCCCTCCCTGTCATCGCCGACATCCACTTCGACTGGCGCCTGGCGGTGGCCGCCGTCCAGGCCGGGGCCGACGGCATCCGCATCAACCCCGGCAACATCGGCGGGCGGGACCGCCTGGCCCGCGTGGTGGACGCCGCCCGGGCCCGGGGCGTCCCCATCCGGATCGGCGTCAATGCCGGTTCCCTCGAAAAGGACATCCTCGAACGCCACGGGCGCCCCTCGGCGGAGGCCCTGGTGGAAAGCGCGCTCCGAAACGTCGCCCTGGTGCGGGAGATGGGGTACGAGAACCTCAAGATCTCCCTCAAGTCTTCCGACGTCCGCACCACCGTGGCGGCCTACCGCCGGCTCGCCCGGGAGGTGGACTTCCCGCTCCACCTGGGCGTCACCGAGGCGGGCGGGCTCATCGCCGGCACCGTGAAGAGCAGCGTCGCGCTCGGCGCCCTCCTCATGGAGGGGATCGGGGACACCCTCCGGGTCTCCCTCACCCGCGACCCGGTGGAAGAGGTGCAGGTGGCCTACGAGATCCTCCGGGCCGCCGGCCTCCGGAACCGGGGGCCGGAAATTATTTCCTGCCCCACCTGCGGCCGCTGCGAGATCGACCTCTTCTCCATCGCGGCGGAGGTGGAGCGACGGGCGCGGCGGATCCCCCACCCCATCAAGCTCGCCGTCATGGGCTGCGTGGTGAACGGGCCCGGCGAGGCCCGCCACGCGGACCTGGGATTGGCCGGCGGAAAGGGGGTCGGATTGATCTTCAAGGGGTCGAAGATCCTCAAGAAGGTCCCTGAAGACCGGTTGCTCGATACCTTCTGGGCCGAGGTGGAAAGGCTGGTGGCCGCCCTCCCGGCCGGAGGCGCCGAATGA
- a CDS encoding Smr/MutS family protein encodes MEDPGGPPVRIEVTDVLDLHAFRPAEIPSLVADYLVLAQEKGLVEIRLIHGKGRGVLRRLVRGILDRHPAVLSYRPAPEDAGGWGATLVTLRVADS; translated from the coding sequence GTGGAAGACCCTGGAGGACCGCCGGTCCGCATCGAGGTCACCGACGTCCTGGATCTCCACGCCTTCCGGCCGGCGGAGATCCCGAGCCTGGTGGCGGATTACCTAGTCCTCGCCCAGGAGAAAGGCCTGGTGGAGATCCGCCTCATCCACGGCAAGGGCCGAGGGGTGCTTCGGCGCCTGGTGCGCGGCATCCTCGACCGGCACCCGGCGGTTCTTTCCTACCGACCGGCCCCCGAGGATGCGGGCGGCTGGGGCGCCACCCTGGTGACCCTCCGCGTTGCCGATTCCTGA